The Euphorbia lathyris chromosome 2, ddEupLath1.1, whole genome shotgun sequence genome includes a window with the following:
- the LOC136217553 gene encoding phosphatidylinositol 4-kinase gamma 4-like, whose protein sequence is MSSAGVTLTPFHNGSLLPSDYYFNYQSFPSSEYILVYLSVGRSMIPMRVLASDSIESVKLRIQSCKGFVVRNQKLVCGGRELSRSNSLIRDYGVTEGNVLHLVLRLSDLQLIKVKTVSGKEYTFHVERGRDVGYVKQQVAKKEKEFDDLDEHEVVCDGEQLDDQRLIDDICKYSNDTVVHFLVRRSVKVRTRPVEKNFELSIVAPQLNDEKKAKEQHGVAEENDGRNYEIDTQIMPRKPPDRDFVLEPITINPKIELPSVIRNMVNATIDGLEGGNNPVRSMEGTGGAYFMQDSSGQKIVSVFKPIDEEPMAVNNPRGLPLSSDGEGLKKGTRVGGGAFREVAAYILDHPESGHRSLFGDEPGFAGVPPTVMVKCFHKEFNHPDDVAVKIGSLQMYMENNGSCEDIGPGAFPVKEVHKISVLDIRMANADRHSGNILWSKCAEDGRTVLIPIDHGYCLPDSFEDCTFDWLYWPQARQPYDSSTVEYIKSLDAEEDIALLKFHGWNIPVECARTLRISTMLLKKGVDRGFTPFAIGSIMCRETLNDASVIEQIVEEAHDSVLPGTSEVAFLETISNIMDRRLDEMA, encoded by the exons ATGTCGTCTGCTGGTGTTACTCTCACTCCATTTCACAATGGGTCTCTACTTCCTTCTGACTACTACTTCAATTATCAGTCATTTCCTAGCTCTGAGTATATATTGGTATACCTCTCAGTTGGGAGGTCTATGATCCCAATGCGTGTTTTAGCGTCTGATTCTATCGAATCTGTGAAGTTACGAATTCAATCCTGTAAAGGATTTGTTGTGAGGAACCAAAAATTGGTCTGTGGAGGTCGGGAACTGTCTCGGAGTAATTCCCTCATCCGTGACTATGGAGTCACTGAGGGGAATGTTCTACATTTGGTTCTTAGGCTGTCAGATCTTCAGCTTATAAAGGTTAAGACTGTAAGTGGGAAAGAATATACATTTCATGTGGAGCGAGGGAGAGATGTTGGATATGTTAAACAACAGGTTGCTAAGAAGGAAAAGGAATTTGATGATCTTGATGAGCATGAGGTTGTTTGTGATGGAGAGCAGCTCGACGATCAGAGGCTTATCGATGATATCTGTAAATATAGTAATGATACAGTGGTTCATTTTTTGGTGAGGAGATCTGTGAAGGTGCGGACAAGACCTGTAGAGAAGAATTTTGAATTGTCAATTGTTGCACCTCAATTGAATGATGAGAAGAAGGCCAAAGAACAACATGGTGTTGCAGAAGAGAATGATGGGAGAAATTATGAAATTGATACACAGATTATGCCGAGAAAGCCTCCTGATAGAGATTTTGTGTTGGAGCCAATTACTATTAACCCCAAAATTGAATTGCCCTCTGTGATTCGGAATATGGTAAATGCTACCATTGATGGATTGGAAGGTGGAAATAATCCAGTCAGATCAATGGAGGGTACAGGGGGCGCTTATTTTATGCAGGATTCTTCTGGACAGAagattgtttctgtttttaagCCAATTGATGAAGAACCTATGGCTGTGAACAATCCTCGAGGGCTACCATTGTCATCTGATGGTGAAGGATTAAAGAAGGGTACTAGAGTTGGCGGAGGGGCTTTCAGGGAAGTTGCAGCTTACATTTTGGATCATCCAGAGAGCGGACACCGATCTTTATTCGGCGATGAGCCGGGCTTTGCTGGAGTTCCACCTACTGTTATGGTCAAGTGCTTTCACAAAGAGTTCAATCATCCCGATGATGTAGCAGTAAAGATTGGATCCTTGCAAATGTACATGGAGAACAATGGAAGTTGTGAAGATATCGGTCCTGGTGCCTTCCCAGTGAAGGAAGTTCACAAAATTTCTGTCCTAGATATAAGAATGGCAAATGCAGATAGGCATTCTGGGAATATTTTGTGGAGCAAATGTGCAGAAGATGGGCGGACTGTTCTGATTCCAATTGATCATGGCTACTGCCTGCCTGATAGC TTTGAAGATTGCACCTTTGATTGGCTGTATTGGCCTCAAGCTCGTCAACCTTACGACTCTAGTACTGTGGAGTATATAAAATCACTAGACGCTGAGGAGGATATTGCTCTTTTGAAGTTCCATGGATGGAACATTCCTGTTGAATGTGCACGCACACTTCGGATCTCCACCATGCTTCTGAAGAAGGGGGTGGATAGGGGATTCACACCATTTGCTATTGGAAGCATAATGTGCAGAGAGACATTGAACGATGCATCTGTCATCGAGCAGATTGTTGAAGAAGCACATGATTCTGTGCTTCCTGGCACAAGTGAAGTTGCGTTCCTTGAAACAATATCAAACATAATGGATCGCCGTCTTGATGAGATGGCTTGA
- the LOC136220358 gene encoding B3 domain-containing transcription factor VRN1-like, with amino-acid sequence MARTPHFYKIILEDALKKGKLRIPKKFVRRYRNYLQEQVSLKVPNGAKWQVELVKTGDAIWLGNGWQHFVDYYSLSHGSFLVFGFEDFKNCTFNVLIFDKTTSEIDYPYNVHGDNEKEEPNLEEQFHQLVNQENIDVDVCPTRISEDKSPLPFSRPCKKMKQENCRTQSEEIIEIDVSPPRKLEEKSMSPFSRPWKKMKQENDTELPQANKGNSHGVVKRTQRFTTEEKANALNRANMYCESNNVSFSIIIQPTHVGDDSRVAIPASFANKYLKNRRGYLILNSVDDKTWLVEYVCTKTRGFKLARICGGWRKFIDENHLEVGDVCVFEVINHNVTELKVVISRENQDANGCPPIEITEIDVSPPRELEEKSISPFSRPWKKMKQENGTELQGVDFAANKGNSHGVVKRTQRLTTEEKANALNRANIYYESNNLSFSIVIQPTHVGDDPRVAIPASFANKYLKDKRGYVTLNSVDGKTWLVEYVCTEKKRGSKVARMCSGWRKFVDDNHLEVGDVCVFEVINHNATKLKVVISRENQDANRSPPIGNHEEIPCFIRDLNK; translated from the exons ATGGCGAGAACACCCCATTTTTACAAGATTATTCTTGAAGATGCCCTTAAAAAAGGGAAGCTT CGAATTCCAAAAAAATTTGTGAGAAGATACAGAAACTATCTTCAAGAACAAGTATCTCTGAAGGTTCCCAATGGTGCAAAATGGCAAGTAGAGCTTGTCAAAACCGGTGATGCTATTTGGTTAGGAAATGGCTGGCAACATTTTGTTGATTATTACTCCTTATCACATGGATCCTTTCTAGTTTTCGGATTTGAAGATTTCAAAAACTGCACTTTCAATGTTTTGATATTTGATAAGACCACTTCAGAAATTGACTATCCGTACAATGTCCACGGAGATAACGAGAAAGAGGAGCCTAATCTTGAGGAACAATTCCATCAACTGGTCAATCAAGAAAACATTGATGTCGATGTCTGCCCAACCCGAATATCAGAAGATAAATCTCCATTACCATTTTCTAGACCTTGTAAGAAGATGAAGCAAGAGAACTGCAGAACACAATCTGAAG AAATCATCGAAATTGATGTCTCGCCTCCCCGAAAACTAGAAGAGAAATCGATGTCACCATTCTCTAGACCTTGGAAGAAGATGAAGCAGGAGAATGACACCGAACTACCTCAAG CGAACAAAGGCAACAGTCACGGGGTTGTGAAGAGAACACAAAGATTTACTACTGAAGAAAAAGCTAATGCACTTAACAGAGCAAACATGTATTGTGAATCCAACAATGTTTCCTTCTCCATTATTATACAGCCTACCCATGTTGGTGATGACTCTAGAGTG GCTATACCGGCTAGCTTTGCCAATAAATATTTGAAGAACAGGCGAGGCTATCTAATTCTGAATTCTGTGGATGACAAAACTTGGTTGGTTGAATATGTTTGTACAAAAACACGTGGATTTAAATTAGCTAGGATATGTGGTGGTTGGAGAAAATTTATAGATGAGAATCATTTGGAAGTTGGTGATGTTTGTGTCTTTGAAGTGATTAATCACAATGTAACCGAGTTAAAAGTTGTAATTTCCAGAGAAAATCAAGATGCTAACGGATGTCCACCAATTG AAATCACTGAAATTGATGTCTCGCCACCCCGAGAACTAGAAGAGAAATCGATTTCACCATTCTCTAGACCTTGGAAGAAGATGAAGCAGGAGAATGGCACCGAACTACAGG GAGTTGATTTTGCTGCAAACAAAGGCAACAGTCACGGGGTTGTGAAGAGAACACAAAGATTAACTACGGAAGAAAAAGCTAATGCACTTAACAGAGCAAACATTTATTATGAATCCAACAATCTTTCCTTCTCCATTGTTATTCAGCCAACGCATGTTGGTGATGACCCTAGAGTG GCTATACCAGCTAGCTTTGCCAATAAATATTTGAAGGACAAGCGAGGCTATGTAACTCTGAATTCGGTGGATGGCAAAACTTGGTTGGTTGAATATGTTTGTACAGAAAAAAAGCGTGGATCTAAAGTAGCTAGGATGTGTAGTGGTTGGAGAAAATTTGTAGATGATAATCATTTGGAAGTTGGTGATGTTTGTGTCTTTGAAGTGATTAATCACAATGCAACCAAATTAAAAGTTGTAATTTCCAGAGAAAATCAAGATGCTAACAGAAGCCCACCAATTG GGAACCATGAAGAAATTCCATGTTTTATCAGAGATTTGAACAAATGA